A single Vigna radiata var. radiata cultivar VC1973A chromosome 8, Vradiata_ver6, whole genome shotgun sequence DNA region contains:
- the LOC106772412 gene encoding ABC transporter G family member 21: MMPPEQETSISPNIPPISTRPETSSVHHEPEGSATNKIKPSLELDDNGIPSHHQTQPTPPPPPRLSVLHQSLRPITLKFEDVSYTITYESQKKKGCVLRNESKLRRKVLSGVTGVANPGELTAMLGPSGSGKTTLLTALAGRLAGKVSGTITYNGHSDSSFVKRKVGFVPQDDVLYPHLTVLETLTYAALLRLPKSLSREEKKEHAEMVIVELGLTRCRNSPVGGCMALFRGISGGERKRVSIGQEMLVNPSLLFVDEPTSGLDSTTAQLIVSVLRGLARAGRTVVTTIHQPSSRLYRMFDKVVVLSEGYPIYSGHADRVMDYLGSIGYVPAFNFMNPADFLLDLANGIVADVKHDDQIDHHEDQASVKQYLISSFKKNLYPALKEDIQQNSSDPLAFTSGTPRRSDNQWTSSWWEQFRVLLKRGLQERRHESFSGLRIFQVLSVSILSGLLWWHSDAAHVQDQVGLLFFFSIFWGFFPLFNAIFAFPLERPMLIKERSSGMYQLSSYYVARMVGDLPMELVLPTIFVTISYWMGGLKPSLVTFVLTLLIMLFNVLVSQGIGLALGAILMDVKQATTLASVTMLVFLLAGGYYIQQMPAFIAWLKYISFSHYCYKLLVAVQYPINEVYECGPGLHCRVRDFPAIKCLELGDNMWGEVAALTVMLIGYRIAAYLALRMGQPH; the protein is encoded by the exons ATGATGCCCCCTGAGCAAGAAACCTCTATTTCACCAAACATTCCACCCATATCAACCCGACCAGAGACCAGCTCGGTCCATCATGAACCAGAAGGTTCTGCTACTAACAAAATCAAACCAAGTTTGGAATTGGATGATAATGGCATTCCCTCGCACCATCAGACTCAGCCaactccaccaccaccaccaagaTTATCCGTTCTTCACCAATCCTTGCGCCCCATTACCCTCAAA TTCGAAGACGTGTCCTACACTATAACCTACGAGAGCCAGAAGAAGAAGGGTTGCGTTTTACGTAATGAGTCCAAGCTAAGAAGAAAGGTGCTGAGCGGTGTGACCGGAGTAGCGAATCCCGGTGAGTTAACGGCAATGCTGGGTCCTTCCGGGAGCGGCAAGACGACCCTCTTAACCGCCCTGGCGGGGAGGCTTGCGGGAAAAGTGTCCGGCACGATAACGTACAACGGACACAGCGACAGCTCCTTCGTGAAACGCAAGGTTGGGTTCGTTCCCCAAGACGACGTTCTCTACCCTCACCTCACAGTGTTGGAGACTCTCACTTACGCAGCTCTATTGAGGCTACCCAAGAGTTTGAGCagggaagagaagaaggagCACGCAGAGATGGTGATCGTGGAGCTTGGCCTCACACGATGCCGTAATAGCCCTGTTGGAGGTTGCATGGCTCTGTTCCGGGGCATTTCGGGTGGGGAACGGAAACGGGTCAGTATTGGGCAGGAGATGTTGGTCAACCCGAGTTTGTTGTTCGTCGATGAGCCAACTTCGGGTTTGGACTCCACAACGGCCCAACTTATTGTGTCCGTGCTCCGCGGGCTCGCCCGGGCGGGTCGGACCGTAGTCACCACCATCCACCAGCCTTCCAGCCGGTTATATAGGATGTTTGATAAGGTGGTGGTCTTGTCTGAAGGGTATCCTATTTACAGCGGGCATGCGGATCGGGTCATGGACTATCTCGGATCCATTGGGTATGTCCCGGCTTTCAATTTCATGAACCCGGCTGATTTCCTCCTTGACCTTGCCAATG GCATAGTTGCTGATGTCAAACATGATGATCAGATAGACCACCATGAGGATCAAGCTTCAGTCAAACAGTACCTAATTTCATCCTTTAAGAAGAACTTATACCCTGCTCTTAAGGAAGACATTCAACAAAATAGCAGTGACCCTCTGGCTTTTACATCAGGAACACCTAGAC GCTCTGATAACCAATGGACTAGCAGCTGGTGGGAGCAATTCAGGGTGCTTCTTAAGAGAGGTTTACAAGAGAGGAGGCATGAATCTTTTTCTGGTTTAAGGATTTTCCAAGTCCTGTCTGTATCGATTCTCTCAGGACTTTTGTGGTGGCACTCTGATGCTGCACATGTTCAAGATCAG GTGGgactccttttcttcttctccatctTCTGGGGATTCTTCCCTCTCTTCAATGCCATCTTTGCATTTCCTCTGGAGAGGCCAATGCTAATAAAGGAAAGATCTTCAGGGATGTACCAACTCTCCTCGTACTATGTTGCCAGGATGGTGGGGGACTTGCCAATGGAGCTAGTGCTTCCAACCATATTTGTAACTATTTCCTATTGGATGGGTGGTCTCAAACCTTCGTTGGTCACATTTGTGTTAACCCTCTTGATCATGCTTTTTAATGTGCTAGTGTCTCAAGGCATAGGCCTAGCACTTGGTGCCATCCTCATGGATGTGAAGCAGGCCACAACTCTCGCTTCAGTGACCATGCTGGTGTTTCTCTTGGCTGGTGGTTACTATATTCAGCAAATGCCTGCTTTTATAGCTTGGTTGAAATACATTTCTTTCAGTCACTACTGCTATAAGCTTCTGGTAGCAGTTCAGTATCCAATAAATGAAGTATATGAGTGTGGACCAGGGTTACATTGTAGAGTGAGAGATTTCCCTGCAATAAAGTGTCTGGAGCTTGGTGATAACATGTGGGGTGAAGTGGCTGCATTGACTGTAATGTTAATTGGATACAGAATTGCAGCATATCTAGCCTTGAGGATGGGGCAGCCTCACTGA